The genomic DNA CTTCATGTTATTTGCTTGCGTTCTAATGTCAGTATGTATTCATGTTTTGCCTTGCACAATATTGTCAGTAGAGAAGATAACATAGTCCGTTATGCATTCAGAGCCCATTAAGATCCTCCTCCCAGTCATCTATAAATGGATTCTAATCTGTACCTTCAAAGCAGATCTGTAGCGCCTCTCCAGTTTCAGGTGTCCATTCGTGAATCACCGCCTGAGTGACATGTTACCTCTGGACCAGTGGGCGGTACTTTGGTAGCAGCTGGACGAGgtcgttgtcagattgtccagtGGAGGCAGAGCAGTCGAGCAGTAGGCATCTTTCACGTTGGTGTAGAGAATGTCAATGGTCTTGTCCAGATGAGTTGGAACTTTAACATACTGTTTGAAGGTAGGAAGTGTTGCAAACAGTGGTTGAAATCTCCAGAGATAACAACCGAGTCAGGTGATCGATTGAGTAGGTAATGTGGTGACTTTGTGGATAGTTAATTTGCAGACGGCGGGATGTAGACAATCACTATGACGCTAGGGAACGCTCTTGGTAAATAGTAGGATCAGCAGCCCACTGCTAATATCTCCACATGAGGGAAACAGAccctcttcactgtgacatggtTAGTGTGACACCAttgattgtttacagacagactcCTCCGCCCTACTTGACCCCGAAAGTACAGAGCTCTTGTCAGCTCTGATTATTGTGAAACCACCTCTACATGGGAATCAGGTATGACCTCCGTTAGCAAAGTTTCCGTAAACCATACCAGACTTGTTTGCCGACGTAATCTCACATATGAAGTCGTTGCTGATAGTTCCTCCGTCTTGATTACAAGCAGAGCGGACGTTTCCCATGATAATGGATGGGAGATAGAGATGATTTCCTCTTGTTTTGTAGTCATACACCTCCCCTGATTCCCCTTTTCCTTGGTTTCATCTCAGTGGGCCTCAAGATCAAACTGGCTGTACGTTATTAAGGTCTCTGCACTACCAGAGTGTTTGGTGCACTCCACAGTATCTAAactcagaacagcgattactcaccacaaaCTGGAAGAACCTTTTTCCTTTAAAGAGTCCGACgtgaatgatatactgctttcccgggaacaggcccaaatccctgtcatttgcgtgaagaagagacagagaaaaagcaTAGtagtgactgcatcatgttatgggtatattTGTAATCGTTAAGAACtgtggagtttttcaggataaaacatTAAATGTAGCTAAGTACAGGAaaagtcctagaggaaaacatggttcagtctgttttccgcCAGACAcagagattaattcacctttcagcaggacaataacctaaaacaaggccaaatctacactggagttgcttaccaagaagacagtgaatattcCTGAGTTTTAACATTTTGATTTAAATCTCtgtgaaaatctatggcaagacccgAAAGTGTTTTTCTACTAATGATCAACAAtaaatttgacagagcttgaaggatTATTTTAATAAATGGGAAAattttgcacaatccaggtgtggaaatctcttagagacttacccagaaagactcacggaAGTAgtcactgctaaaggtgctttTACAAACTAttcactcaggggtgtgaatacttatgtaaatgagctctctatttcattttcaataaaatcATGTTTttactatgtcattatggggtattgtatgtagatgggtgagctttttttaattcaggctgtaacaaaatgtggaataagtcaacaGGTATGAATATTCTCTGAAGGCATGCCTTCTACTTCTTTTCCACTTCCACAGTTATGATCCAATTTCAAATCAAGTCTGACTTTGTCAACGATGCCATTTTCTTTTTCAGGCAGTGTTCACCAGTAAATTCCATATTTTGAATACATACAACTGGAACGACACAATGGAAATGACCGTCATCGGCCTGAGGTAGAAAATATGCTTCCACAATGTGAATTGTGTGAGAATCAGTCCAGTAAACACACATTTCCCCATGCAGTCAAAGTATTGAACATACATTGATTAAAACAAACTAGGTTTATACTACCTCAATACCTTCTTCTCAATTAGCTGAAGGACTTCATAGCATTCCATTAATGTACACAAAAAATGCATTTACCTTTGCTTTATTTACAGCGACAATGGAAACTCAACCAATAGTTCCCTAACCCGGACCATCCCTGTTCAATTTGCAGTTGACCTGGTAGCAAAAGCGTAAGTCTTTACAAGCCTATACTTGACATTTTGTTTGAGAATGACTCCATCAAGGTGACttatctttttgttgttgttgaagccTTCCCCAAGACTCCACCACTTACATGAACTTTACTCAGGAGGACACATCACCTAAAAGACTGGTGAATGTATATGAGGTAAACAATCAACTGCTATTGCTGTGACTGATCTTGAAATTGTGATTCACACGGTGTGGGTGTAATGAGCTAGATCTTTTTATactaaaacaaaaacattttaatGTCTCTGTCGCTCTAGCCTTGCTCATTTGGGAGTTAAGGTTTATGTTTTGTAACAAATGCCTTTTGTATAAAATCTCTATACAAATGTTAATGTTAGTATCATTGAGTGATTAAATGTCCCACTGTTTACAGGTGCAGAACTTGGGATTTAACTCTGTACCAGTCACAGTCACTTTCCCAACTAAGCTTGAGCACAGATTTGAAATGAAGGACTACGAAATATCTATCTTACAGGTACTGTTCATATTTCCTACGAAAATGCTGACGTTTCACTGCCACAATTTCTTTCAATAGGAAACAACCTAATACAAGTTTCCTTTCTTTTTCTTTGAAGAACCACACTCAATGTGGAAAGGTTATCAATTCAACAACAGAGGTGAGTATTGAAATATGCCACTCACTCTTGACATTGTTGGTAACCGATCCAATCAGGTTACAACTCAGTGTAGTAAATTACGTTACTGAAACACACATTTTGCTTCTGGCTGTGTTTACAGTACTGCTCTCCAGAAAAATACTGCAAGTCCATCGAGTGTGAAAGTTTCCTTTTGGAGAAGTTTTTGACAGTTACATTTGTGCTGTCTGGAAATGTTTCCTTCAAGGACCTCGATCAACATGCAAAGGTCTGTATACAGCCAACTTTAACAAATaatggtacagagtaacatgCTAATAATGAATGAGACTGAGACAGCAAACATCTCACTTTTAAATCTTTGTCATTGTTATTCTTTAGCACGCTACACCATTTAAAGCTAGAAACGCCATTCAAACTTAAATGTGCAGAGTGGACttattgatatatatataaaattataCTTTTAAACTATTGAGCTTTTTGTCCTCCATCCACTTCCATGGGATTTATTCAACATTCTAAAGGTTCCATTGTTAGACTTCCATGAATTCCAACATTCTATTATCGAAAATCAAGAGATACGGATGTCTTAATAACCGCATCAACTTCCTCCATTAACTTCACTGTTGACTACGCCATGCAAGTAGCCTAGTAGTTTTTGACTGGTCTTCAAATTGGCAAAATCGTAGCGCAAGTCTTCATCGCAAAAACGTCATAAAAGGCATCTGATTTCATGATATAAACTTGAAGCCCCTGCAAAAGACCAGGAACATTGAAGTATGACGTGGGAATGTGTCACTTGCCTTGCTTATTAGCTGACAAATCAGCTATTTTCCCCCAAAGTGTATAGGGTATGACATCTTGGTCTACTTATCTGCTTTTCAAATCTAACATCAGAACATCAAATGATGCAGCTTTGTTAGTTTGTCAACTTTTACATATTGACATTGACCACTTTCCGAGCATTTTATACCACAATTTAGACAAGCATATGGGTCTACTCCTTCTCTGCTATTTAAATCTGACATCGCACAGCTGTTCTAATAAGCACTACTTTTAGTTTGAACTTTGAAATATCTGGAGTTTTGACCACTTTCCCAACAAGTTAGACGAAGCTCTACGTTTGTCTAACTTCGCTATTTAAATCAGAACACTTCTACTATTACCACAAAATGCTTTTAAAGAATTGAAGCAAGGCACACAATTTTATTTAATGTAGTTTGACTAACAATATCTCACTCTACAGAGCTTGTCATTGCCAAAGAAATTCACtggggacagagaaacagtcaATTTCATCAGTTTAGTCAAACTCTGCTATGACAAAAAACGATATGCCCAGACAGCGAGTGACCCAGGGGTAAGTTTCCTGTCAAACTTTTCTTCAACAAAGATACAAATATATTTCTTGAGCAAAGATTGACAAAAGCATCAATTTTGTAATATTTATTTGCTCATTAGGACAACTCTACAAGCTTCCACCAAACACAGGTAATTCCGTTTGTGGAATTAAACTGATTTACTGCATAAGAGTTGTTTTAAAATGCTTGTTTTATCGTAAAACGCGTGGTCTCAAAATGTATTACTCCAGATTGATGTCCAGGCTGAGATCATCATTCATCCACAAAGAGAGCTGATACTAGGGACAGGAGTTGGAGTAGGACTCTTTCTCCTGCTCATCGTCACAATGGCCATGTATAAGGTGAGTATCGATGATGCGACAGGACCTTTGCGTCTGCATTGTAAAGGAACAACCCTTTGTTGAACTGTTCAACATTGTCTTTCCCTTTCCACTCAGATGGGATGCTTCCAGAGAAAAAGCCCTGATTATGACGAGAATGAGGGGGAATAGAGTGAGCAGGATGACGCTGCTAAGGCTAACAATGTCTATGCTAATGCTTTGGAGAAGCAGCCAAAGCCCGAGAGCGAAGGAGTGGAGTCAAAACCTCTCCTTGTGGCTTCCACGCTAGCAATGAGGGGGTAGGGGagggaccaaaagagaaacaggATGTCAGTCAGATGCAGGCTAAAGGAGTAGTAGTCTAAACAAAAAAAGAGCgattcagacttaccttatgtTGCTTCCTTATGCACACTGAATATATGTAATTCAACCACCCAAAACCCTTCCACTTGTTGGCCAACAGATTCACATGGTGTTTTCATTCAATAAGTTTTGAATAGTCCTACCCTAATCATAGAGCTGTATGACAGTCCAGCCACCGTGCGCCAGGCTCCCAAATTATTGCACAACATGTTGGCTGGGTGAGGGTGGACGCCAACGTTTTGGTTCTTTTTCCCGTTATACTAAAAatgtgttaactgacttgcctagttaaataaaggtacaaataaaaaataaataaattgtgctGGATTTATTACTTGTGCTTTGAGATGATCAAAATGATCAATACTTTAGTTATGTGCCTTTTGTAATGTATTCATGGTGGCAGCCCAGGTGCAATGTGTGAGATGGTggaaatcagatttaaaaaaggtattcataccctttgTAATTGAAAGCCTAAATTTGCCCTGGTGCAATACATTTCCTCAACAAGTCACACTGTGTTGGACTCCACCTGTGTAAGAAATGTATAGATCACCCACCTTAAATTAATCTGTAAGGATAAATACCCCTCTCTCTGTATGGTCCCACAGTATGATAGAGACTTTCAAAAGAATGAGCAAGTCAGAGATGTGATTATAGAGaagcacaaatctggggaagggtacacaACCATTTCAACGTCACTGAAAGTCCCTTGAGCTCAGTGCAGTCAGAGTGGAAAAAAATAAACTACCACGACACATCCTAGATCAGGCCCCCACTTTAAACTTAGCTGCGGGATAGGAAAGGCACTGAGGGAAGCTACTGTGAGGCCAACTGGGACTCTGAATGAGTTACATTAGTCACAAATAAAAGTTCCCAATCAAATGCATCAAAATACAAGGCTGTGAGACTTATATAATAAAGTGACGGGCCATATACTGTAATTAAAACATTCTAAAGTGCATACAATACAGCAACTCTGCTGGTTCAGCCTTAGAAGCCTAATGACCACCAGATGCATACGCTTTGCTTTTCAACTAGCTATTCGGAGTCTGTGTACTTCCATTTGTACCGCTGCACGGTAAACCAACACAGGAGTTAAATATCGACCGCACGTGGTACACAGAACGCACCGCAGCCTAGTGCGGCTCCCCCAACAGCATTGCGGACTGCTCCTTTAACAATTAATGACTTCCGCCTGAATGCAAAGAGTTTGATGCATCTGGTGGACATAAGGCATAAAGTACTTTTTCGCAGCACTGTACCTTACTATAAGAAAAGAGAAGCACTACATGCAGAGCAGAACTGGTGCAGAATTAGTTTAAATAATTACATTTTCCACATGAGAATAAGAATCAGTTGAGTGTAATAACATTCCATTGTTCACTCATCAAATAAGAGGAAATGTAGTCGGCAGCAGTGGAGGAAGAGGGCAGCGGTTAGTTGTTACTAGTTAACTAATTGTTCCAATATGTTACTTTCTGCTTTAATAAAAATGAAATGTCATTCGTTTTTTTTAACATTAAATAACCAAATGTACATTTTATTCTGTAAAAAAACATCAACATGCCTCATCTAAGAAAATCCCTAAACAATTCTCACCAAGACGGACTAGGCTGACAATTCATCAGTAACATTAGCTGTTGCCAAGTAATGATATCAATGGGACACGTTTTATCAAATGGAGTTAAGGAGGGTTGTGTGCACACGCGTGTAATTGTTTTCTTGCATTTTACACAATCATTTTTGCAATGAATTGCTGTTCTGATCTGTTAGCAGGAAAATACACTAGAGCAAAAGCATTCATATGAAGGCCAAGTGTTTGTGTAAGTCTTGGTGTGTAGTCCATTGACCGACAGTGCATACAATATGAACCATAGTCCAAATGCAGTTACTGTCTGAAGGGAGATGATGTGGGGTCAAGTCTTAAGGTCTTTCAGTGTTTTTTGTCACCCACGTTGTCACTTATACCCCTCATTTGTCCAGATAGTCGCTGTGGTTGTACATCAGTGTTACGTCGAGTGATCCGTACCATCGCTTGGATTGGAAGGTTGTGAACGCCGGGGGTATCCACCTGGACCCGACTCCTACCTGAATTCCCAGAGGGAATGAGATGCTCTCCTGCAGTCTCCTGAGAGTTGGAGTCCTGTGGGGAAGGCTGTGGCCTGAGTCCTGCAGGGCTGGACAGTCCAACAGCAGGACCTGATGTTCTCTCAGAGGGGGAGGCCAGAGGGACAGATTGAgtgaggggggaggaagaggggcaaGGTCTTCAAAGGACCACACCACGTCCCAGGTGAAGGTGGACCGTGGTAGGGTGATATCAGCCTGGCAAGGGTCACCAAGTGGCACTGTTACGGAtacaagtatcctgtgtgtgtattctccttctcccctcacaggtgaaaatcatcactccccaatcagaagacacacctcctcctgtttcctacccaatcacagttcatttcccttggtttaaaaaccccatcagttgtttgctctagagctcaatctctctgtaaatgccatgtctgtagatctctctgtttcactctttGTGTATTGAGCTATCTTTTGTTTGAGaacctccatagcactttgtcatcacctgtgagtattgtttttggttatggtgtttgttttctggtgggaaaagggggaaccaagacaagtcgcccatgggcatacactacctgtaggtagactttgttaaatacactagttagaactgggcggaccacccactgtatttttggttagttagttagctgttgttaaagtaggctagtctagcttaggggtgtttgaatacttattgtttctttccttgggtccagctcagccccttttcctgctccccccattaccgtgtgttttacAATAAACCCCGAGTTTGATggtagatttcagttgtcctggttatttcgttctcacAATTAtcatttgcatgagttatgttacgggtctcactaccatcccccctagactgtcgggccaaaagggattcgtaacaggcACGTAAGGCACTAATGGTTCTGAGGGATGAGCTGTTGGTGAATCCATTAGGCGCTCCTCACGCTCACTCTCCGGCTCCTCACGCTCACTCTCCGGCTCCTCACGCTCACGCTCCTCACGCTCACTCTCCGGCTCCTCACGCTCACTCTCCGGCTCCTCAACCACCTCCTAGCTCTGCCGCTGCTGTCCTGTGGAAGTAGATCCTCTGGTGATTTTGTCTTCACTGGAACACAGGCCATCACCTCCTGAAAGGTGTCACAACAGATCTGACACACTTCCAACGGTAACGGACACAATCCTGAATATATTTTGATACACACCAAGAGTAAAAAAATTCTAAATATTTTAGCCAGAAGTAGGTGAGAGAATAAGTATAAAAAACATCACGTAGCAGTCAGATGTCTTGTCTTGTCATGTTCATATACACACActatttttgtatatattgtaAATATTTTTCTACCTCAAtttcaacatactctcctgcaacccacctcacccaatgtggtatagATCTGCTATTTTCTATACTTTAGAACCAGAAACCCCAAAAGAAGCTAGCTAgttactagctagtagtcagttagccactgctagcggtcatcagctaacctcaGCCCGGTcaactcctgccagtctgcacagtgcaattcaacccagagcatatcggactgcttattctctccggattcctaccgcaagcccTGAACCTTTAcactggatcatcgcagctagctagctgctatcagagtggctactcctggctaacgtctctgtcccgaagcaagcaacagttagcctggagctagcctcgtgctaggcccatctcccagctAGCTGAACAGGTTTATCAGCCacttcttgggctacaatacccattttgccaattggcctgttCCCATTTTACTGCTTACACGGAGCagtgtgccctggacaccatatgtgaattgattggccCCCATCCATCTTCAGAGCTCTTACTGTTAGgggacctaaactgggacatgcttaacagcCTGGCcaccctacaatctaagcttgatgccctcaatctcacacaaattatcaatgaacctaccaggtacaaccccaaatccgtgcACCCTCAGATATCATCCtcaccaacctgccctctaaatagacctctgctgtcttcaaccaggatctcagcaaccACTGCCTCATTGCGTGCGTCCGTAATGGATCTgcagtcaaacaaccacccctcatccaacactccctaaaacacttcagcgagcaggcctttctaaatcgacctggcccgggtatcctggaaggatcttgacctcattccgtcagtagaggatgcctggttgttctttaaaagtgctttcctcaccatcttaaataagcatgacccattccagacctgactgcccttaaccagcacaaaaacatcctgtggcgtacagcattagcattgaatagcccccgcgatatgcaacttttcagggaagttaggaaccaatatacacaggcagttagggaagcaaaggctagctttttcaaacagaaatttgcatcctgtagcacaaactccaaaaggttctgggacactaaagtccatggcgAATAagagtgcagtgggcagctgggaggaagtgctaggctaggaaacactgtcaccaccgataaataaTTGataatttcaagaagcatttttctacagctggacatgctttccacttggctacccctaccccagtcaacagctctgcacccaccacagcaacttgcccaagcctccccaattTCTACTTCACCCAAATCTCtgagagctgcaaaatctggacccctacaaatcagctgggctagacaatctggaccctctctaaaATTATCCATCTTAATTGCAACCCCTATtaatagcctgttcaacctcttttgtatcgtctgagatccccaaagattggaaagctgccgcggtcatccccccctcttcaaagggggagacactctagatccaaactgttacagacctatatctatcctaccctgcctttctaaggtctttgaaagcaaaggtaaacagattaccgaccatttcaaatcccaccgtaccgctatgcaatctggtttcagagctggtcatgggtgcacctcagccacgctcaaggtcctaaacgatatcataaccaccatcgataagagacaatactgtgcagccgtattcatcgacctggccaaggctttcgactctgtcaatcaccacattcttatcggcagactcaacagccttggtttctcaaatgactgcctcgcctggttcaccaaccacttctcagagttcagtgtgtcaaatcggagggcctgttgaccggacctctggcagtctatggggtgccacagggttcaattcttgggccgactcgtctctgtatacatcaatgatgtcactcttgctgctggtgattctctgatccacctctacgcagacaacaccattctgaactcttctgtcccttctttggacacttaacaaacctccagatgagcttcaatgccatacaactctccttccgctggtgccaactgctcttaaatgtaagtaaaactaaatgcatgctcttcaaccgatcgctgctcgcacctgcccgcccgtctagcatcactactctagacggttctgacttagaatatgtggacaactacaaatctccaatccaaaattaaatctagaatcggcctcctatttctcaacaaagcatccttcactcatgctgcaaatcataccctcgtaaaacagactatcctaccgatccttgacttcggcgatgtcatttacaaaacagcctccaacactctactcagcaaattggatgcagtctatcacagtgccatctgttttgtcaccaaagccccatatactacccaccaatgCGACCTGtatggccctcgcttcatattcggtcgccaaacccattggcttcaggtcatctacaagtctttacttggtaaagccccgccttagctcactggtcaccatagcagcacccacccgtagcacgtgctccagcaggtatatttcactggtcacccccaaagccaattcctcttttggccgcctttccttccagctgccaatgactggaacgaattgcaaaaatcactgacgctggagacccatatctctTCACTAACTTTAtccatcagctgtcagagcagcttacagatcattacagctgtacatagcccattcaagtacctcatcctcatattgttatttttttgcaccccagtatctctgcttgcacattcatcatctgcacatctatcactcccgtGTTTAATTGctgaattgtaattacttcaccactacggcctatttattgccttccctccctaatcttacctcatttgcacacgcGGCATAtcgttttctattgtgttattgactgtttgtttatcccatgtgtaactctgttgtttgtgtcacactttgttttatcttggccaggtcgtaaatgagaacttgttctcaactggcctacctggttaaataaaggtgaaataaaataaactatGCAAACTTACAACACAAATGCACTACTTGTAGCATGATGTGTCCGACTGTACCTGGATCTTCGCAGCTGTTACTGATTGCCTGCTCCCCCTCATGGCGGCATGGGCTCAGAAAGAGGGTCCTCAGAACAGAATAGGTTGTGGATGGCTCTGGAGGACAAGAAGTGGTGATGAAATGTCAGTAATATAGTTGCATTTCCCGCAAAGGGACATTTAAAGTATTGTATTGAGTAAAGCAGGCCCTTACCGGTGAGCGGTGTTGGGTCTGGCACCTCCGGTTTAGGCTCAACTATTGGGGGAGAAGGCCGGGTCTGTGTTGGAGGGTCAGGGAGGGTTGTCTGGCTGATGGGGCCTTCAGAGGCTGCGAAAGGGTTTTCCCACTGGCTTCTGAGTCTCAAGCATAGCCTAAACTGAATCAGAAGCTTGTCTATTACAACCAGTGAAATTTCTAGGGGGATCTGGTTGGGTCTGTGTTGGATGGCCGGAAGTGGAGGTCTGTGTGAGGGGGCCGGCAAAGAGGCTACGGAATGGTTTTTCCATGGACTTCTGGGACTCACTGACAGCCTCAACTGAGAATGTCCGTCTCTTGCAGACTGAGAGAGGCTCAGAAGACCGAATGGGGTCTGGGGGACCAATTGGAGTTCTGGGGGGATTTGGTTGCATCTGTCTGGGAGGGTCAGGGAGGGTTGTCTGGCTGATGGGGCCTGCAAAGAGGCTAAGGGTTTTTCCATGGGCTTGTTGGAAGCTGGTTCCTTACAACCTGGGGAGTTTTGGGAGTGTGAGGGAGGGTCGAGAGTGGTCTGGCTGATGATTCCTGCAAAAAGGTTTTCCACAGGCTTCTCGGGCTCAAGCCGTAACATAATACGAAGCCGGCCTTTTACAGCCTGCAGGAGGTGCAGAATCTGAAGGACCAAATGTAGCGCTAGGGGAATCTGGTTGGgtctgtgtgagaggttgggGAGATGTCTGACTGATGGGGCCTGCAAAGAGGCTGCTGAAGGATGGTTTCAAAGGTTTAGGAGATCCAAGCACAGCTTTAGCTGAATAGTAAGCCGGCCTCTTATAGACTGAAGGAGGATCAAGGGGCTGAATGGAGTCTGGAGGATTTAATGTAGTGCTAGGACGATCTAGTTGGGTGTTGGGTCTGTATATCAGGGTGGCGAGAGAACTGGGTGATGGGGCCTGCAACGAGGCTGCGGACGGGGTTATC from Oncorhynchus keta strain PuntledgeMale-10-30-2019 chromosome 10, Oket_V2, whole genome shotgun sequence includes the following:
- the LOC118389239 gene encoding uncharacterized protein LOC118389239; the encoded protein is MLRLEPEKPVENLFAGIISQTTLDPPSHSQNSPGCKEPASNKPMEKPLASLQAPSARQPSLTLPDRCNQIPPELQLVPQTPFGLLSLSQSARDGHSQLRLSVSPRSPWKNHSVASLPAPSHRPPLPAIQHRPNQIPLEISLVVIDKLLIQFRLCLRLRSQWENPFAASEGPISQTTLPDPPTQTRPSPPIVEPKPEVPDPTPLTEPSTTYSVLRTLFLSPCRHEGEQAISNSCEDPGGDGLCSSEDKITRGSTSTGQQRQS